A genomic window from Sebastes fasciatus isolate fSebFas1 chromosome 7, fSebFas1.pri, whole genome shotgun sequence includes:
- the LOC141771333 gene encoding P2X purinoceptor 5-like isoform X4, which translates to MAGSFFKRRFLSLFDYKTEKYIVAKNKKVGVLYRLIQLSIIGYLIGWVFVTKKGYQETDEAIQSSVITKLKGVSVTNTTESGLLVWGPEDYVIPPQSHRVLDGRCQNDEDCEEGKMVVAGNGIKSGRCLRQDENSTGSCEIYGWCPIERKFKPQGPLLKNAENFTIYIKNFIQFSKFTFSKCNVLETTDNSYLRRCRFDEELHPYCPILRLGDITRRAGYNFQDLATSGGSIGIMIEWDCDLDKGYSNCHPVYHFTRLDINVSNKTIATGFNFRHSRYFKNAAGESYRSLFKVYGIRFNIMVHGKAGMFSIIPTAINVGSGLALMGAGVFFCDLVLLYLMKKGNSYRERKFEEYKGMKSTTEDNNVEDRKGAAEQDNLTFFHCVSL; encoded by the exons ATGGCCGGGAGCTTCTTCAAACGACGCTTTCTCTCCTTATTCGACTATAAAACGGAAAAATACATCGTCGCCAAAAATAAGAAAGTTGGAGTTTTGTACAGACTTATTCAGTTATCTATCATCGGGTACCTTATAGG GTGGGTTTTTGTAACCAAGAAAGGCTACCAGGAGACAGACGAGGCCATCCAGAGCTCTGTTATCACTAAACTGAAGGGAGTCTCGGTGACAAACACCACTGAGTCTGGTCTGCTGGTGTGGGGACCGGAGGACTACGTCATCCCACCACAG AGCCACAGAGTGTTGGATGGTCGCTGTCAAAATGACGAAGACTGTGAAGAGGGGAAGATGGTAGTGGCTGGTAACG GAATTAAGAGTGGCCGATGCTTAAGACAAGATGAAAACTCCACTGGTAGCTGTGAAATCTACGGCTGGTGTCCCATTGAAAGAAAATTCAAACCACA agggCCTCTGCTGAAAAACGCTGAGAACTTCACCATCTACATCAAGAATTTCATCCAATTTTCCAAATTCACATTTTCAAA GTGCAACGTTCTGGAAACGACTGATAACTCTTATTTGAGGAGATGCCGATTTGACGAGGAGCTCCACCCCTACTGCCCCATCTTGCGCCTGGGTGACATCACCAGACGAGCCGGATACAACTTCCAGGACTTGGCCACATCT GGTGGCTCCATCGGCATTATGATAGAGTGGGACTGTGACCTTGACAAAGGTTACTCTAACTGCCATCCAGTGTACCACTTTACTCGTCTGGACATCAACGTCTCCAACAAGACCATCGCAACAGGATTTAACTTCAG ACACAGTCGGTATTTCAAAAACGCTGCTGGTGAGAGTTATCGATCTCTATTCAAAGTCTATGGCATCCGATTTAACATCATGGTGCATGGAAAG GCCGGGATGTTCAGCATCATCCCAACAGCCATCAATGTTGGATCAGGGTTGGCTTTGATGGGTGCT GGAGTTTTCTTCTGTGACCTGGTCCTTCTCTACCTAATGAAGAAGGGCAACTCCTATCGAGAGAGGAAGTTTGAAGAATACAA AGGTATGAAATCAACAACTGAAGACAACAATGTGGAAGACAGAAAGGGCGCCGCGGAGCAGGATAATCTGACGTTTTTTCACTGCGTTAGTTTATAA
- the LOC141771334 gene encoding uncharacterized protein LOC141771334 isoform X1 — MHCDGLVVLSHDALRGGLAYSITTLLLTLYKELTMNADKWIFLLALCFICVSSNEEPYLDNACEQNLDGCDETHTLSASLGSSVLLPCNFTTRNLNWVSWAHTNGVDVVHLTSDGRIKFVDHRYGRVKAFPNQGSEGNYSIGIDELQNSDLGCYRCKQGHGCLQVELVAESNPEEGAPIDEMWLLIYICVGVAAFILLSMAGYCCMKCILCCNNRLQYNVKNPEGTGGASAPPEEAGRAPVDQQQRGAGNDDLVYENDDQDPRSNQQDDATRNYCNPLDEVQPDPDPTQPTQSSSGIYPNLHQFERTESRRTKQSFHIELFSRLRQASLSRHYYVNQGELRKQQAASTQTDNPRRAGLGKKMKKKKVKENGEYKNPIYNRSTDHLNRL; from the exons ATGCACTGTGATGGTCTTGTGGTTTTGTCCCATGATGCTTTGAGAGGGGGGTTAGCATACAGCATTACCACACTGTTGCTCACACTGTACAAGGAGCTGACGATGAATGCTGACAAGTGGATTTTCCTTTTAGCCCTGTGCTTTATTTGTGTCTCTTCAAATG AAGAGCCGTACTTGGACAACGCTTGTGAGCAGAATTTGGATGGTTGTGATGAGACGCACACACTCAGCGCTTCACTTGGCTCCTCTGTGCTCCTCCCATGCAACTTTACAACAAGAAACCTCAACTGGGTGTCCTGGGCCCACACTAATGGGGTGGACGTGGTCCATCTCACATCTGACGGTCGTATTAAGTTCGTGGACCACAGGTACGGTCGGGTGAAAGCCTTTCCAAACCAGGGCTCAGAGGGGAACTACTCCATCGGCATCGATGAGCTTCAAAACTCTGACCTGGGGTGTTATCGCTGTAAGCAGGGACATGGCTGTCTTCAAGTGGAGTTGGTTGCTGAAAGTAACCCCGAAGAAG GTGCTCCGATCGACGAGATGTGGCTACTGATATACATATGTGTTGGCGTGGCTGCTTTCATCCTGCTGAGCATGGCTGGCTACTGCTGCATGAAGTGCATAT TGTGCTGTAATAACAGACTACAGTACAATGTGAAAAATCCTGAAGGGACTGGGG GTGCCAGCGCTCCACCTGAGGAAGCAGGCAGAGCACCAGTAGATCAACAGCAGAGAG GAGCGGGCAATGATGATCTTGTTTATG aaaatgatGACCAAGACCCCAGATCCAACCAGCAGGATGATGCCACCAGAAACTATTGCAATCCATTAGACGAAGTTCAGCCTGATCCGGACCCAACTCAACCCACTCAAAGCTCCAGTGGGATTTATCCAAACTTGCACCAGTTTGAGAGGACAGAAAGTCGGAGAACAAAACAGAGTTTTCATATAG AACTCTTCAGCAGATTACGGCAAGCAAGTCTCAGTCGGCATTATTACG TTAACCAAGGGGAACTCAGAAAGCAACAAGCCGCGTCAACTCAGACGGATAATCCTCGCAGAG caggtttggggaagaagatgaagaagaagaaagtcaAAGAAA ATGGTGAATACAAAAACCCGATTTACAACCGGAGCACGGACCACCTCAACCGCCTGTAG
- the LOC141771333 gene encoding P2X purinoceptor 5-like isoform X2: MAGSFFKRRFLSLFDYKTEKYIVAKNKKVGVLYRLIQLSIIGYLIGWVFVTKKGYQETDEAIQSSVITKLKGVSVTNTTESGLLVWGPEDYVIPPQGEAVLFVVTNFLETPKQKLGYCAESHRVLDGRCQNDEDCEEGKMVVAGNGIKSGRCLRQDENSTGSCEIYGWCPIERKFKPQGPLLKNAENFTIYIKNFIQFSKFTFSKCNVLETTDNSYLRRCRFDEELHPYCPILRLGDITRRAGYNFQDLATSGGSIGIMIEWDCDLDKGYSNCHPVYHFTRLDINVSNKTIATGFNFRHSRYFKNAAGESYRSLFKVYGIRFNIMVHGKAGMFSIIPTAINVGSGLALMGAGVFFCDLVLLYLMKKGNSYRERKFEEYKGMKSTTEDNNVEDRKGAAEQDNLTFFHCVSL; the protein is encoded by the exons ATGGCCGGGAGCTTCTTCAAACGACGCTTTCTCTCCTTATTCGACTATAAAACGGAAAAATACATCGTCGCCAAAAATAAGAAAGTTGGAGTTTTGTACAGACTTATTCAGTTATCTATCATCGGGTACCTTATAGG GTGGGTTTTTGTAACCAAGAAAGGCTACCAGGAGACAGACGAGGCCATCCAGAGCTCTGTTATCACTAAACTGAAGGGAGTCTCGGTGACAAACACCACTGAGTCTGGTCTGCTGGTGTGGGGACCGGAGGACTACGTCATCCCACCACAG GGTGAAGCTGTTCTGTTTGTTGTAACCAATTTCTTAGAGACGCCGAAGCAAAAGCTGGGATACTGTGCTGAG AGCCACAGAGTGTTGGATGGTCGCTGTCAAAATGACGAAGACTGTGAAGAGGGGAAGATGGTAGTGGCTGGTAACG GAATTAAGAGTGGCCGATGCTTAAGACAAGATGAAAACTCCACTGGTAGCTGTGAAATCTACGGCTGGTGTCCCATTGAAAGAAAATTCAAACCACA agggCCTCTGCTGAAAAACGCTGAGAACTTCACCATCTACATCAAGAATTTCATCCAATTTTCCAAATTCACATTTTCAAA GTGCAACGTTCTGGAAACGACTGATAACTCTTATTTGAGGAGATGCCGATTTGACGAGGAGCTCCACCCCTACTGCCCCATCTTGCGCCTGGGTGACATCACCAGACGAGCCGGATACAACTTCCAGGACTTGGCCACATCT GGTGGCTCCATCGGCATTATGATAGAGTGGGACTGTGACCTTGACAAAGGTTACTCTAACTGCCATCCAGTGTACCACTTTACTCGTCTGGACATCAACGTCTCCAACAAGACCATCGCAACAGGATTTAACTTCAG ACACAGTCGGTATTTCAAAAACGCTGCTGGTGAGAGTTATCGATCTCTATTCAAAGTCTATGGCATCCGATTTAACATCATGGTGCATGGAAAG GCCGGGATGTTCAGCATCATCCCAACAGCCATCAATGTTGGATCAGGGTTGGCTTTGATGGGTGCT GGAGTTTTCTTCTGTGACCTGGTCCTTCTCTACCTAATGAAGAAGGGCAACTCCTATCGAGAGAGGAAGTTTGAAGAATACAA AGGTATGAAATCAACAACTGAAGACAACAATGTGGAAGACAGAAAGGGCGCCGCGGAGCAGGATAATCTGACGTTTTTTCACTGCGTTAGTTTATAA
- the LOC141771335 gene encoding uncharacterized protein LOC141771335: MKVLLLTLLVLSLCSIQVLTLKCYTCVGTDCKVVENCATEKVHCRTYAKGDVLERACEQFCAEDDFTTCCQQDLCIA; encoded by the exons ATGAAGGTCCTGCTTCTCACGCTGCTGGTGCTCTCGCTGTGTAGCATTCAAG TGCTCACGCTCAAATGCTACACATGTGTCGGCACCGACTGTAAGGTCGTGGAAAATTGCGCGACAGAAAAGGTGCACTGCAGGACCTACGCCAAAG gTGACGTACTTGAACGAGCTTGTGAGCAATTCTGTGCCGAAGACGATTTCACAACCTGCTGTCAACAAGACCTTTGCATCGCGTAG
- the LOC141771333 gene encoding P2X purinoceptor 5-like isoform X1: protein MAGSSFKRRFLSLFDYKTEKYVDTKNKKVGVLYRLIQLSIIGYLIGWVFVTKKGYQETDEAIQSSVITKLKGVSVTNTTESGLLVWGPEDYVIPPQGEAVLFVVTNFLETPKQKLGYCAESHRVLDGRCQNDEDCEEGKMVVAGNGIKSGRCLRQDENSTGSCEIYGWCPIERKFKPQGPLLKNAENFTIYIKNFIQFSKFTFSKCNVLETTDNSYLRRCRFDEELHPYCPILRLGDITRRAGYNFQDLATSGGSIGIMIEWDCDLDKGYSNCHPVYHFTRLDINVSNKTIATGFNFRHSRYFKNAAGESYRSLFKVYGIRFNIMVHGKAGMFSIIPTAINVGSGLALMGAGVFFCDLVLLYLMKKGNSYRERKFEEYKGMKSTTEDNNVEDRKGAAEQDNLTFFHCVSL, encoded by the exons ATGGCCGGGAGCTCCTTCAAACGACGCTTTCTCTCCTTATTCGACTATAAAACGGAAAAATACGTCGACACCAAAAATAAGAAAGTTGGAGTTTTGTACAGACTTATTCAGTTATCTATCATCGGATACCTTATAGG GTGGGTTTTTGTAACCAAGAAAGGCTACCAGGAGACAGACGAGGCCATCCAGAGCTCTGTTATCACTAAACTGAAGGGAGTCTCGGTGACAAACACCACTGAGTCTGGTCTGCTGGTGTGGGGACCGGAGGACTACGTCATCCCACCACAG GGTGAAGCTGTTCTGTTTGTTGTAACCAATTTCTTAGAGACGCCGAAGCAAAAGCTGGGATACTGTGCTGAG AGCCACAGAGTGTTGGATGGTCGCTGTCAAAATGACGAAGACTGTGAAGAGGGGAAGATGGTAGTGGCTGGTAACG GAATTAAGAGTGGCCGATGCTTAAGACAAGATGAAAACTCCACTGGTAGCTGTGAAATCTACGGCTGGTGTCCCATTGAAAGAAAATTCAAACCACA agggCCTCTGCTGAAAAACGCTGAGAACTTCACCATCTACATCAAGAATTTCATCCAATTTTCCAAATTCACATTTTCAAA GTGCAACGTTCTGGAAACGACTGATAACTCTTATTTGAGGAGATGCCGATTTGACGAGGAGCTCCACCCCTACTGCCCCATCTTGCGCCTGGGTGACATCACCAGACGAGCCGGATACAACTTCCAGGACTTGGCCACATCT GGTGGCTCCATCGGCATTATGATAGAGTGGGACTGTGACCTTGACAAAGGTTACTCTAACTGCCATCCAGTGTACCACTTTACTCGTCTGGACATCAACGTCTCCAACAAGACCATCGCAACAGGATTTAACTTCAG ACACAGTCGGTATTTCAAAAACGCTGCTGGTGAGAGTTATCGATCTCTATTCAAAGTCTATGGCATCCGATTTAACATCATGGTGCATGGAAAG GCCGGGATGTTCAGCATCATCCCAACAGCCATCAATGTTGGATCAGGGTTGGCTTTGATGGGTGCT GGAGTTTTCTTCTGTGACCTGGTCCTTCTCTACCTAATGAAGAAGGGCAACTCCTATCGAGAGAGGAAGTTTGAAGAATACAA AGGTATGAAATCAACAACTGAAGACAACAATGTGGAAGACAGAAAGGGCGCCGCGGAGCAGGATAATCTGACGTTTTTTCACTGCGTTAGTTTATAA
- the LOC141771333 gene encoding P2X purinoceptor 5-like isoform X3: protein MAGSSFKRRFLSLFDYKTEKYVDTKNKKVGVLYRLIQLSIIGYLIGWVFVTKKGYQETDEAIQSSVITKLKGVSVTNTTESGLLVWGPEDYVIPPQSHRVLDGRCQNDEDCEEGKMVVAGNGIKSGRCLRQDENSTGSCEIYGWCPIERKFKPQGPLLKNAENFTIYIKNFIQFSKFTFSKCNVLETTDNSYLRRCRFDEELHPYCPILRLGDITRRAGYNFQDLATSGGSIGIMIEWDCDLDKGYSNCHPVYHFTRLDINVSNKTIATGFNFRHSRYFKNAAGESYRSLFKVYGIRFNIMVHGKAGMFSIIPTAINVGSGLALMGAGVFFCDLVLLYLMKKGNSYRERKFEEYKGMKSTTEDNNVEDRKGAAEQDNLTFFHCVSL, encoded by the exons ATGGCCGGGAGCTCCTTCAAACGACGCTTTCTCTCCTTATTCGACTATAAAACGGAAAAATACGTCGACACCAAAAATAAGAAAGTTGGAGTTTTGTACAGACTTATTCAGTTATCTATCATCGGATACCTTATAGG GTGGGTTTTTGTAACCAAGAAAGGCTACCAGGAGACAGACGAGGCCATCCAGAGCTCTGTTATCACTAAACTGAAGGGAGTCTCGGTGACAAACACCACTGAGTCTGGTCTGCTGGTGTGGGGACCGGAGGACTACGTCATCCCACCACAG AGCCACAGAGTGTTGGATGGTCGCTGTCAAAATGACGAAGACTGTGAAGAGGGGAAGATGGTAGTGGCTGGTAACG GAATTAAGAGTGGCCGATGCTTAAGACAAGATGAAAACTCCACTGGTAGCTGTGAAATCTACGGCTGGTGTCCCATTGAAAGAAAATTCAAACCACA agggCCTCTGCTGAAAAACGCTGAGAACTTCACCATCTACATCAAGAATTTCATCCAATTTTCCAAATTCACATTTTCAAA GTGCAACGTTCTGGAAACGACTGATAACTCTTATTTGAGGAGATGCCGATTTGACGAGGAGCTCCACCCCTACTGCCCCATCTTGCGCCTGGGTGACATCACCAGACGAGCCGGATACAACTTCCAGGACTTGGCCACATCT GGTGGCTCCATCGGCATTATGATAGAGTGGGACTGTGACCTTGACAAAGGTTACTCTAACTGCCATCCAGTGTACCACTTTACTCGTCTGGACATCAACGTCTCCAACAAGACCATCGCAACAGGATTTAACTTCAG ACACAGTCGGTATTTCAAAAACGCTGCTGGTGAGAGTTATCGATCTCTATTCAAAGTCTATGGCATCCGATTTAACATCATGGTGCATGGAAAG GCCGGGATGTTCAGCATCATCCCAACAGCCATCAATGTTGGATCAGGGTTGGCTTTGATGGGTGCT GGAGTTTTCTTCTGTGACCTGGTCCTTCTCTACCTAATGAAGAAGGGCAACTCCTATCGAGAGAGGAAGTTTGAAGAATACAA AGGTATGAAATCAACAACTGAAGACAACAATGTGGAAGACAGAAAGGGCGCCGCGGAGCAGGATAATCTGACGTTTTTTCACTGCGTTAGTTTATAA
- the LOC141771334 gene encoding uncharacterized protein LOC141771334 isoform X3 — MHCDGLVVLSHDALRGGLAYSITTLLLTLYKELTMNADKWIFLLALCFICVSSNEEPYLDNACEQNLDGCDETHTLSASLGSSVLLPCNFTTRNLNWVSWAHTNGVDVVHLTSDGRIKFVDHRYGRVKAFPNQGSEGNYSIGIDELQNSDLGCYRCKQGHGCLQVELVAESNPEEGAPIDEMWLLIYICVGVAAFILLSMAGYCCMKCILCCNNRLQYNVKNPEGTGGASAPPEEAGRAPVDQQQRGAGNDDLVYENDDQDPRSNQQDDATRNYCNPLDEVQPDPDPTQPTQSSSGIYPNLHQFERTESRRTKQSFHIELFSRLRQASLSRHYYVNQGELRKQQAASTQTDNPRRGLGKKMKKKKVKENGEYKNPIYNRSTDHLNRL; from the exons ATGCACTGTGATGGTCTTGTGGTTTTGTCCCATGATGCTTTGAGAGGGGGGTTAGCATACAGCATTACCACACTGTTGCTCACACTGTACAAGGAGCTGACGATGAATGCTGACAAGTGGATTTTCCTTTTAGCCCTGTGCTTTATTTGTGTCTCTTCAAATG AAGAGCCGTACTTGGACAACGCTTGTGAGCAGAATTTGGATGGTTGTGATGAGACGCACACACTCAGCGCTTCACTTGGCTCCTCTGTGCTCCTCCCATGCAACTTTACAACAAGAAACCTCAACTGGGTGTCCTGGGCCCACACTAATGGGGTGGACGTGGTCCATCTCACATCTGACGGTCGTATTAAGTTCGTGGACCACAGGTACGGTCGGGTGAAAGCCTTTCCAAACCAGGGCTCAGAGGGGAACTACTCCATCGGCATCGATGAGCTTCAAAACTCTGACCTGGGGTGTTATCGCTGTAAGCAGGGACATGGCTGTCTTCAAGTGGAGTTGGTTGCTGAAAGTAACCCCGAAGAAG GTGCTCCGATCGACGAGATGTGGCTACTGATATACATATGTGTTGGCGTGGCTGCTTTCATCCTGCTGAGCATGGCTGGCTACTGCTGCATGAAGTGCATAT TGTGCTGTAATAACAGACTACAGTACAATGTGAAAAATCCTGAAGGGACTGGGG GTGCCAGCGCTCCACCTGAGGAAGCAGGCAGAGCACCAGTAGATCAACAGCAGAGAG GAGCGGGCAATGATGATCTTGTTTATG aaaatgatGACCAAGACCCCAGATCCAACCAGCAGGATGATGCCACCAGAAACTATTGCAATCCATTAGACGAAGTTCAGCCTGATCCGGACCCAACTCAACCCACTCAAAGCTCCAGTGGGATTTATCCAAACTTGCACCAGTTTGAGAGGACAGAAAGTCGGAGAACAAAACAGAGTTTTCATATAG AACTCTTCAGCAGATTACGGCAAGCAAGTCTCAGTCGGCATTATTACG TTAACCAAGGGGAACTCAGAAAGCAACAAGCCGCGTCAACTCAGACGGATAATCCTCGCAGAG gtttggggaagaagatgaagaagaagaaagtcaAAGAAA ATGGTGAATACAAAAACCCGATTTACAACCGGAGCACGGACCACCTCAACCGCCTGTAG
- the LOC141771334 gene encoding uncharacterized protein LOC141771334 isoform X2, with translation MHCDGLVVLSHDALRGGLAYSITTLLLTLYKELTMNADKWIFLLALCFICVSSNEPYLDNACEQNLDGCDETHTLSASLGSSVLLPCNFTTRNLNWVSWAHTNGVDVVHLTSDGRIKFVDHRYGRVKAFPNQGSEGNYSIGIDELQNSDLGCYRCKQGHGCLQVELVAESNPEEGAPIDEMWLLIYICVGVAAFILLSMAGYCCMKCILCCNNRLQYNVKNPEGTGGASAPPEEAGRAPVDQQQRGAGNDDLVYENDDQDPRSNQQDDATRNYCNPLDEVQPDPDPTQPTQSSSGIYPNLHQFERTESRRTKQSFHIELFSRLRQASLSRHYYVNQGELRKQQAASTQTDNPRRAGLGKKMKKKKVKENGEYKNPIYNRSTDHLNRL, from the exons ATGCACTGTGATGGTCTTGTGGTTTTGTCCCATGATGCTTTGAGAGGGGGGTTAGCATACAGCATTACCACACTGTTGCTCACACTGTACAAGGAGCTGACGATGAATGCTGACAAGTGGATTTTCCTTTTAGCCCTGTGCTTTATTTGTGTCTCTTCAAATG AGCCGTACTTGGACAACGCTTGTGAGCAGAATTTGGATGGTTGTGATGAGACGCACACACTCAGCGCTTCACTTGGCTCCTCTGTGCTCCTCCCATGCAACTTTACAACAAGAAACCTCAACTGGGTGTCCTGGGCCCACACTAATGGGGTGGACGTGGTCCATCTCACATCTGACGGTCGTATTAAGTTCGTGGACCACAGGTACGGTCGGGTGAAAGCCTTTCCAAACCAGGGCTCAGAGGGGAACTACTCCATCGGCATCGATGAGCTTCAAAACTCTGACCTGGGGTGTTATCGCTGTAAGCAGGGACATGGCTGTCTTCAAGTGGAGTTGGTTGCTGAAAGTAACCCCGAAGAAG GTGCTCCGATCGACGAGATGTGGCTACTGATATACATATGTGTTGGCGTGGCTGCTTTCATCCTGCTGAGCATGGCTGGCTACTGCTGCATGAAGTGCATAT TGTGCTGTAATAACAGACTACAGTACAATGTGAAAAATCCTGAAGGGACTGGGG GTGCCAGCGCTCCACCTGAGGAAGCAGGCAGAGCACCAGTAGATCAACAGCAGAGAG GAGCGGGCAATGATGATCTTGTTTATG aaaatgatGACCAAGACCCCAGATCCAACCAGCAGGATGATGCCACCAGAAACTATTGCAATCCATTAGACGAAGTTCAGCCTGATCCGGACCCAACTCAACCCACTCAAAGCTCCAGTGGGATTTATCCAAACTTGCACCAGTTTGAGAGGACAGAAAGTCGGAGAACAAAACAGAGTTTTCATATAG AACTCTTCAGCAGATTACGGCAAGCAAGTCTCAGTCGGCATTATTACG TTAACCAAGGGGAACTCAGAAAGCAACAAGCCGCGTCAACTCAGACGGATAATCCTCGCAGAG caggtttggggaagaagatgaagaagaagaaagtcaAAGAAA ATGGTGAATACAAAAACCCGATTTACAACCGGAGCACGGACCACCTCAACCGCCTGTAG